TACTCGTTGAGTCGTCTTACTTTCATAACTCGTGACCGTGACTCCGTGAATTGAATCAGCATTCATCAGGTTGTAACATACTCAAATTCAATTGAATGACTCgatcaatataatttttttcttttcagcgttttaacaaattttctaaaaaaaatcttcaattttgtGTAAGATCACTGACTGTAGGTTTCAAATTGAGATGAGCCGTAATCGTAACGTAATAGTGGCAACTGGGTTACTAGCATTTGCTTCTGCAGGCTTAGCATTTCCTTTTTACATGGCGTAAGTTCAGTAATCTTGATTTCATCctcattttgttgttttttcggtgaaaattcattttctatttGCAGATCTTCAAAGAGTAGTCCAGTAATTGATTCTTCAAAGCCATTGCCGCCGCAAGCAACTTTTCGAGGGCCTTATATAAACACCGGGTCGCGTGATATTGGACCTGATCATCGGACTTACCCTAAGAAATGAATTCAAGGGTTAGTTTATTTTCTGTGAAATTAGCCTTCTTTTAGTCTTGTTAATCGTTTGATTCATGTATTACTATATGATTTTCCCTGAATGTGTTGCTGAATTGAATTTCAGCTGCGGGATTCTGAATTGTATAAAGTAGAGAACTTTCGTTGTTTTTACTTGTGTATGTTGCGCGAGATGTTGCGCGAGAATTGTTGAAcatttcatttccatttttGGAACTACGAACCTTTTGAATTTATAACTAATCTTGCGAAACGATAATGTTTAGCCGTTTTCTGTTTCAATGTTTTCGTTTTGGTGCAACATAGATGTGAAGTTAATGATGTTGCAGTAGTAAATTCTTGGTTTTGATTCCCACTAATCGTTACAAGATGATAATGCAAATCGGCTGAAGGCACTTGATTTTTGTTAATGTACTGATACTTCCTTTGTTGATTGGATTTGCAAATGTCTAAGTTTCATAACCTGTTGCAAGTTTGAAAGACTTAAGATCAGTGGCATTTTGTAGGGGGTTTAACCTACGTTTTCCAGACAGTATTCAAGTTGCTTACAACCGCCTTAGTTTCTGTTTCCAATTCTGTCATCTTGATACCCTTTTCTGAATAATGGTCTTGAAAGCTGCTGAACCAATGATTGATTTTATTCATGTTATGGATGTGCCGATCAGCTTCTTTTATCTGTTCATTTGTCTTGTGGTCTTAAAATCAAATTTCCAAGTTGCAAATTCTGTCTTATTCCTTTTCCATTTCCAGACGTAACTTGAGATGATTTGGTTCAAAAACCAATAGCATAGATGAAGGCATGGCGGATTTCAGTTTCATATATGAATCCGAAACCATGAACACGTGAGGGCAGCATTGTTGGGGCTTCTCAGAAAAAATATCTCATAGGTGATCTCAAGTTCTGAACATAACAAGGAAGTCATTTTAGTTCATTTTCATTGGAACATAGTATTATCAGTGAGGTAGCTGAAGCTCAAATGTAATTGCCTTTGTAACTTTGCGGATTCTTGTTAGTAGTTAGAGATGAAATCTTGATCGGTCTGGATTTATAAATGCAGTTATGCACTGTAATGCTTGCAATGACTGCTCTCTTTCAATATGCAGTGCACTTCACTTCTCAAATATGCAGTGCACTTTATTTCTCCCCTGAGTACATGCCGGTAAGTGGTCTGCAAGCCTGGTATATTTTTCTTTGCTTGAACAATTCACCCATGATTCCAGTCATCTATAGGGTGCATTCAATAGCTATGTGTCTATGAATATCTATGTTGCATGGGAATAAAAGTGGAAAACAGCATTTCTTTTAGAATATGTTATAAAGATGAAGGTTTCGAAACTCAGaggtgtttttaaaattaaaaggaaatgTTGAAACGCAGAACACGGTATATTATTGTAAAATATAGatgaatatatataattcgaAAGTTACTGATCAAATGAAAATTGTATATTTACAAGTGTTTGAAGGAGGTAATAAGAATGGCAACCTGTTATGGATTTGAAATGGGAAATGCTTATATTCATCGAGCATGAATAGCTAGGTTTAGGCAGTTGGCAATGATATTGCTGCTATTCATGCCCTAGTTGCTCATAGGTAGTGATGTGCACTATCTGGGTATTAACCAAATTAACCGATCGAAGCGAATTGAAATTGTAATATGGTTCGATTATggttaaaaatttcaaaaatgttaattcacttcaatttgattttcagtATGGAACTTCTTTATGTATGTATaatgttgtttttataattttttggaaATCTAAAGTGTTTTGTAAtgacaattaatattaaaattattttttattaaattcagtTATTTAACTAACCAATcgaatcaaataataaatttcagtttGGCTACAATTCGATGTATATATTTTGATTGTGGTTCgatcaacaaaaaaattaaagaaatttgatctttattaatttagcttagttcggttcggtgacctcgtcaatttatcaaacaaaacaatgtCAAAATAGCTCATATTCACATGCGGTGAGCTGAATTTACTCAATAATTTCTCCTAATTCAGACCAACGGACGATCTTATGCAGTGTGATGTTGGTAATCTGCACATGATTGTCACCACATTTTTTAGCGTTAATTGTGGTCAAaccttttctaaaaataaacaCAAGTGACGGAAGAATAACTAAAAAAttttatatcatctttttaaataatttgaaatttttttaatactattGGCAAATTTAAATTACTCGAAAAAGTTGGTGTGCAATGAATTTGAGGGTTCACATTAGGCAACAGATGTTTCATTTTCATGTAACTGGCAGTAACGACTAGAAAGAGAAGAGATGCTTCCACGCTAACAATTCAACTGTACAAATCTTGCACGCAAATCCCTCTCTTTTTGTCTCTTTCTCTCACTACATTTCTCATTTTCTCTCActacaaaaaaaccaaatttaTTCATAAACaagtcaataaaaaaataaagaaccaTGGCTCTACTTGTTTCTGCTTCTTCCATACCCAATTCCAAATTCTTAACACAAACCCAACTCAAACATCCCACCTTTTTCTTTAACACAATCTTCGCTACCCCAAAATTTCCCAAGAGAAGGCATAAATTTTCTCCGCTCTGTGTGGCGGCACCTCCGTCGTCTCCGTCTGTAGAGAAGGCGGAGCAGGAGTTTGGAGTCTATGATGAGAGTGGAGAAGAGAGTGGTGAGACGAAATTTTCATGGAGGGATCACTGGTATCCGGTTTCTTTAATTCTGGATTTGGACCCTTCCTTGCCTACTCCGTTTCAGCTTTTGGGTCGAGATTTGGTTCTTTGGTTCGATTCGGCTAATCAAGAATGGGTTGCTTTTGATGATAAATGTCCTCACAGGCTTGCTCCTTTATCTGTATGTTTTTTAAGTTCGGTTTTCTTCTTTTCTAGAATTATTGGTGTATGTTGCATAGCTAATTCAGTGTCTTAAGAACAGAACAGGATCGACTAGTTCAACCTGTTCGCATGGAAACTGGAGTCTGTCTTGGTTGATTCTTTCCTATAAAGGTCTTTAAACCGAAGAATCGTGAGAACCAGAAACCATTGAACAtgttaaatcatttaaattgtTTGGTTCTTTATTTGCTAGTTATGGTATATACAATTTActagtttttttattgttttgttagtTACAAATTTATACTATCTGTTTTAAACATGTAGTCTTGTTctggaaaaaaattatatatcatatatGTTGTTGAaacatctttatttttttaattaaatcgcTGGTTGAACCAATGGCTGCACTGATTCACAACctgttcgatttttaaaacagcGCTTGGTTGTGCTTTACAGACACAGTTCGTATAATTGGGTGTTAAGAAAGACATGGTTCGCCATTTTGTCTTGGCTATCAAAGTACAGAGTTGTTGGAATTTGATGAGCTTGATAGAATTCCTTGTTTTTGTAGGAAGGGAGAATAGATGAAAATGGGCATTTGCAATGTTCATATCATGGGTGGTCTTTTGACGGGTGTGGATCTTGCACGAGGATTCCTCAGGCCATGACAGAAGGTCCTGAAGCTCGCGCAGTCAAGTCTCCTAGAGCTTGTGCAACTAGATTTCCTACTATGGTGTCCCAAGGACTTCTCTTTGTTTGGCCAGATGAAAACGGTTGGGAAAGAGCGCACGCCTCCATACCTCCAATGTGATTGATTCTTCccttattcaaattaaattactgAATTTAAAGTCGCTGTGCTATTCAAAATCATATATTCTCGTTTTAATTGTTTAGGTTACCTGATGACTTTGATAAACCCGAATTCTCATCAGTTACGATTCAGCGTGATTTGTTCTATGGTTATGATACGCTCATGGAGAATGTCTCTGATCCTTCCCACATTGATTTTGCTCATCATAAGGTACAAATATAAACGAGGATTTAGTTATTGTAGCATCCGGGGGTTTCAGGAGTTACTGCTTACTACTTAATTTAAACAATCCCCAGTGTCACATATTCGAGTTAGTTATATTGAACATCCAGCTGACAGTAGACATCAATGAAAGTAACTTGTTGAAGTGATATGCCCGCAAAATAAAGTCGCACTTGTCATTCTATGGAGAGAGTTTGCATGAAATTCACTAGGGAAAGAAGTGTTAACCGGCTGCGGAAGCTAGAAGCTTAATCAATTTTTAGATATCATTGAGAATTTAAAGTAAATCAAATTGATCAACACCAATAAGATGGTTCCTGATGGCCATGCTTATCAATTAAAGATATGTTTTCAGACACTAAAGCATTCATAAGGTTTTGTTTAGGGTTGCATGGTTATTTATAGGAATCTTTGTTTGTTTgtactttaaaattatttgtttatcaATAGTTTCTTCATGTTCCCTCCATAATTAGAAAATTGCTTCAGTGTATGCTATCCATTCTGAGTAATCTCTTATCAGACATTTATGGTACTGACTTCTTTTTTAATTGTGTCAATGTACAGGTTACAGGAAGGAGAGATAGAGCCAAGCCTTTGCCATTTCAATTGGAGGGTAGTGGCACTTGGGGATTTTCCGGTGCCAATGAGGGAAATCCACGGATCAGTGCTAAATTTGTTGCACCTTGTTACTACATAAACAAGTAAGTTTACCCTAATCATAATGTTTACAAGCAAAAAATTAATGTACCTTATTTGCATTACATGTAATCGTTGA
This region of Mercurialis annua linkage group LG1-X, ddMerAnnu1.2, whole genome shotgun sequence genomic DNA includes:
- the LOC126653451 gene encoding uncharacterized protein LOC126653451 → MSRNRNVIVATGLLAFASAGLAFPFYMASSKSSPVIDSSKPLPPQATFRGPYINTGSRDIGPDHRTYPKK
- the LOC126688380 gene encoding pheophorbide a oxygenase, chloroplastic, whose amino-acid sequence is MALLVSASSIPNSKFLTQTQLKHPTFFFNTIFATPKFPKRRHKFSPLCVAAPPSSPSVEKAEQEFGVYDESGEESGETKFSWRDHWYPVSLILDLDPSLPTPFQLLGRDLVLWFDSANQEWVAFDDKCPHRLAPLSEGRIDENGHLQCSYHGWSFDGCGSCTRIPQAMTEGPEARAVKSPRACATRFPTMVSQGLLFVWPDENGWERAHASIPPMLPDDFDKPEFSSVTIQRDLFYGYDTLMENVSDPSHIDFAHHKVTGRRDRAKPLPFQLEGSGTWGFSGANEGNPRISAKFVAPCYYINKIEIDTKLPVVGDQKWVIWICSFNVPMAPGKTRSIVCSARNFFQLSMPGPAWWQVVPRWLEHWTSNQVYDGDMIVLQGQEKVFLSESRGGSSDVNENYTKLTFTPTQADRFVLAFRNWLRRHGNSQPEWFSFNAQQPLPSTVFSKRQMLDRFEQHTQKCSSCKKAYATFQTLQKILIGATVAFCATAGIPSDLNLRIVLAALAILSAVSAYILIRLESNFVYVDYVHAEIE